A region of the Syntrophobacterales bacterium genome:
CTTGCCGCATATAACCTGACGCTGGATGACCTCAGGTCGGCTATTGCTTCCGCCAATGTAAATCAGGCCAAAGGGAGCTTTGATGGTCTGCGGCTTTCGTACATTATAGGCGCCAATGACCAACTGGTTACGAGTCAGGAATACAGTAATCTGATTGTTGCGTATCGCAACAACGCGCCCGTGAAGCTTTCCGACGTGGCCGAAGCGATCGACGATGCGGAAAACGTGAAACAGGCTGCTTGGATGAATGGTGATCCTGCGGTCATTGTGAACATACAGCGGCAGCCCGGAGCAAACGTCATTGAAGTGGTGGACCGGGTAAAAAGAGTGCTCCCTCAGTTTCAGGGTACGTTGCCACCCGCAGTGAAGGTTTCCATATTGACCGACCGTACCAGTACTATACGGGCCTCGGTCCATGATGTCCAGTTCGAGATGATGCTCGCGGTAGCCCTCGTTGTTCTTGTGATGTTCCTTTTCCTTCGTAATGCTTCTGCGACGGTTATCCCGAGTGTCGCCGTGCCTCTCTCTCTTGTCGGCACGTTCGGGGCCATGCATCTCCTCGGGTTCAGTCTGAACAACCTTTCCCTCATGGCGCTTACTATCTCCACCGGTTTTGTGGTGGATGACGCTATTGTCATGATTGAGAACGTGACACGATACATTGAGGCTGGAGACCACCCGCTCCAGGCGGCGCTTAAAGGCTCAAAGCAGATCGGATTTACCATTCTCTCCCTCACCGTCTCCCTTGTCGCCGTTCTGATTCCACTGCTATTTATGGCTGACGTGGTGGGCCGTCTTTTCCGTGAGTTTGCCATCACCCTGGGCATTACCATAGTAATCTCGGCAATTGTATCGCTTACCCTCACACCCATGATGTGCGCCAAACTCCTTAAAAAACACAAGGGTGCGACACAGGAAGGACGATTCTACACCTCCTCTCAGAGGATATTTGACCGGATGATCGGGTTCTACGGGAGAACTCTGACATGGGTTCTTAAGCGACAAAAAGCCACTCTCTGGGTGGCGGTGGGTACCCTGTTTGGTACCATGCTGCTATTCTACTATGTCCCTAAAGGTTTCTTTCCCATCCAGGATACGGGAGTTATACAAGGGATATCGGAGGCGTCTCAGTCCATCTCCTTCCCCGCTATGGCAGAACGTCAGCAGGCGCTGGCCAGAGTTGTTCTGAAAGATCCGGCGGTTGAAAGCCTTTCTTCTTTCATCGGTATAGATGGGACCAATGTAACGATCAACAGCGGCCGAATACTTATCAATCTCAAACCACTGTCAGTCAGGAAGGTAAGCGCGTCCAACGTGATCCGTCGGCTTCAACCGGAACTTGAGAAGGTTGAAGGAATCACGCTCTTCATGCAACCCGTGCAGGATCTTACTGTGGACGCGAGGGTAACCAGAACTCAGTATCAGTATACTCTCGAAGACCCTGATATCAATGAGCTGAACACCCTGTCGCCGAAGCTCGTGGAGGCACTCCGCAACCATTCCGATCTTCGTGATGTGAGCAGTGACCAACAGGATAAAGGACTGTATCTGGCGCTGGAAATCGACCGTAGTACGGCATCGAGACTTGGGATTACGCCGCAGCAGATCGACGATGCCCTTTACAGCGCCTTCGGCCAGCGGCAGGTTTCCACCATTTTTACCCAACTGAACCAGTACCGTGTCGTCCTTACGGCAAAGCCTGACTTTCAGCAAGGACCATCCGCACTCCAGTCCATATATTTGCGCGGCACGCACAGCGTACAGGTGCCTCTGAACTCAATCGTCAAGGCATCCGAGACAACGGGTCCGCTGGTTATCAGTCGTCAGGGTCAGTTTCCTGCCACGACGATCTCCTTTAATCTGGCGCCGAAGGCGGCCCTCGGAGATGCGGTCACCACGATTGAGTCTGCGGAGAAGAAGATGGACTTCCCACCGAGCATCAGAGGAAATTTTCAAGGCACTGCCCAGGCATTCAGGGTTTCCCTAAAAAATGAACCGATCCTCATACTGGCTGCTCTGATAACGGTTTACATCGTCCTCGGAGTACTCTACGAAAGCTACATCCACCCGATTACGATCCTTTCCACACTCCCTTCCGCCGGCGTGGGGGCGATTCTCGCGCTCATGGTCTGTCGCTCGGAGTTTAGTGTCATTGCCCTGATCGGCATAATTCTACTCATAGGTATTGTGAAGAAAAACGGTATCATGATGGTGGACTTTGCCTTGGAAGCGGAACGCAATGAAGGGAAGAGTCCGGCGGATGCAATTTATCAGGCTTCTCTCCTGAGGTTTCGGCCCATTATGATGACTACCATGGCGGCACTTCTCGGGGCGCTACCATTGGCTCTCAGTACGGGGGTAGGGTCGGAACTAAGGCGGCCCCTCGGCATTACCATCGTGGGCGGCCTTGTCGTCAGTCAGTTATTGACTCTTTACACAACTCCAGTGATCTATCTTGCCTTCGATCGGATGGCCAGATGGGTGCGCACCAGTCGGTCAGGAACATCGGACAGTGCCGAGGACGGCCGTAATTCCCAATGAATATCTCATCTGTTTTCATCCATAGACCGGTAGCGACTACGCTTATTACACTTGCAATAGTACTCTCCGGCATAGTTGCAGTCCAGATGCTGCCAGTGGCCCCCCTTCCCCAGGTAGACTTCCCCACTATCCAGGTAAACGCGGGGTTGCCTGGAGCCGATCCCGCGACCATGGCTACGTCGGTAGCAGCTCCTCTTGAGCGCCAGTTTAGCCGCATCGCGGGCGTCACGGAAATGACATCCACTAGTTTTCGCGGTTCTACGAGTATTACGCTCCAGTTCGACCTTGACCGCAACATCGACGGGGCTGCCCGTGATGTGCAGGCAGCGATCAACGCGGCGCGGGGTTTTTTGCCGCCCAATCTTCCAAACAATCCGATCTACCGGAAGGTAAACCCTGCAGATGCGCCGATCCTTATCGTTGCCCTTCAGTCTGACGTGATAGGTGTGCCCCAGTTATATGACGCGGCGTCCAGTATAATGCAACAAAAACTTTCCCAGACGAAGGGGGTGGGACAGGTAATCGTGGGAGGTAGTTCCCTCCCTGCGGTCAGGGTGGATTTAAATCCCACCGCCCTAAATAAGTACGGGATAAGTCTGGAAGATGTGCGTGGAGTACTTGCCTCGACCAGTGTGAACCGACCGAAAGGCCAAGTGACGGAGGGCAACAGAACGTGGGAAATTACTGCCAATGACCAGCTTCGTAGGGCAGTCGATTACCGTCAGGTAATTGTTTCGTATAAGTCTGGCTCAGCCGTAATGCTTCCTGACGTGGCCACTGTTGAGGATTCGGTGGAGGACATCCGCACCGCCGGAATGGTAAATGGCAAGCCTTGCGTAATGGTGATCATTTTCCGCCAGCCAGGGGCCAATATTATCGGTACAGTTGACCGTGTCCGGGATATCCTCCCTCAATTGGCTGCAGCCTTGCCTGGAAGCGTCAAGGTTTCTGTCATACAGGACAGGACCCCACCCATACGCGGCTCTCTCAAGGATGTGGAGAAGGCGCTCCTCGTTTCGGCCGCTCTCGTGATCCTCGTGGTCTTCGGCTTCCTGAGACGCATCCGCTCGACGGTTATCCCCGCCGTTGCGGTGGGGGTTTCCCTTATCGGCACCTTTGGGATCATGTACCTATGTAACTACAACCTCGACAACCTCTCTCTTATGGCGCTTACCATAGCGACTGGGTTTGTGGTGGACGACGCGATCGTTGTCCTCGAAAATATCACCCGGTATATGGAAAAAGGTTTGTCTCCCATGCAGGCGGCATTAAGGGGGTCGAGGGAGATCGCCTTCACGGTCATCTCAATGAGCATTTCTCTTGTCGCGGTCTTTATCCCCATCCTTCTCATGGGGGGGATGGTAGGCCGCCTGTTCCGTGAGTTTGCAGTCACCCTGTCTGCGGCGATATTAGTATCCCTCGTGGTCTCCCTCACCACCACTCCCATGATGTGTGCGACCCTTTTGAGGCCGGAAAATAAATTCTCGAACCATCGTTTCTGCAAGGCAAGTGAGAGTGTCTTTGATTGGATGAAGGGCAGATACGACGTGACGCTCAGGTGGGCACTCCGCCATCACAAGTTCATGCTCTGCATCACGGTGGCTACGGTGATTGCAAGTATCGTTCTCCTTTATACCGCTCCGAAGGGGTTCTTCCCGGAAACGGACACAGGACGTATCCGGGGTACGATACAGGCGGAACAGGACATTTCATTTCAAGCCATGAAGGCGAAACTAGCAACTGTGATAGACATCATAAAGGAAGACCCAGAAGTGCTTTATGCCGCAGGTTTTACCGGCGGCGGCAGCGCGGCGAACACTGCGACCCTTTTCGTCACGCTGAAGCCCTTTGAAGAGCGCAAGACAAATATGGCGAAGCTTATGGCGAGGCTCAGAAATAAACTTGCGGGACTTCCCGGGACGCCTACCTATCTCCAGCCTGTTCAGGACCTGCGTGTGGGTGGCAGGATGGGCAATGCCCTATATCAGTATACATTGCAGGCCGCCGAATTTTCGGACCTGACGACATGGTCCCCTCGTCTTCTCCAGAAATTGCGCACCTTGCCGGAGTTGGTGGATGTGAGTAGCGACCAGCAAAACAAAGGGCTGGAGGCCACACTCGTTGTTGACAGAGCCACGGCTTCCAGACTTGGCATCAACGCGGCGCTGATTGATAACATATTATATGATGCATATGGCCAGCGTCAGGTCTCGATTACCTATACACTCTTGAACCAGTATCGCGTGGTGATGGGAGCGGCGCCCAGCTACCGGCAGAGTCCCGATTCTCTTAAGGATATCTACGTTCCGTCCACCGCCGGTTCCATGGTGCCCCTCAGTGTCTTTACGCATTTTGAACGGAATTCCACCTCCCTTGCAGTTCCACACCAGAGCCAGTTTCCTGCGGTCACTATCTCCTTCAATCTGGCCCCCAAGGTATCGCTCGGGGATGCGGTAGCGGCGGTCGAGAAAGCCGAGCGTGACATGGGATTGCCAGGAACCATCCGCACAAGGTTCGCCGGGGTGGCACAAGCGTTCAAAGACTCCTTGGCCAACCAGCCGCTTTTGATCCTGGCAGCTCTCGTAACGGTCTACATAGTGCTTGGTATGCTTTATGAGAGCTATATTCATCCCATCACAATCCTATCCACCCTGCCTTCAGCCGGCGTGGGGGCGATGCTTGCGCTGCGCATCTTCGGCACTGAGTTGAGTCTTATTGCTCTCATCGGTATTTTTCTTCTTATCGGTCTTGTGAAAAAGAACGGTATTATGATGGTTGATTTTGCGCTAGAAGCGGAACGGAGCGAGGGAAAGAGGCCTGAGGAGGCAATATATGAAGCCTGCCTGCTCAGATTCAGACCTATTATGATGACCACTATGGCCGCGCTTCTTGGAGCGCTCCCTTTGGCCTTCGGAACTGGTGTTGGCTCGGAGCTTCGCCGTCCTCTCGGTATTACCATCGTAGGCGGTCTCACGGTAAGCCAGATGCTTACGCTTTACACAACACCGGTGATGTACCTTTACCTTGACCGCTTCAAGGCCTGGATTAAAGGTGAGCGAAAGGAACATATCTGGCGTAGTCGCAGTGAAATGAGTCAGGATCCGGCGGGTCCTTGATCTGATGAGGTGAGAAAAGATGTTGCAATCGATAAATTCGAAAGACAGGATAAAAATACAGAGGCTGTTGCCGGTTTCCATTCGGATCATTCCCTCTGTCTTTGTCCTTACGGTACTCCTGTTCCTTACTGCGTGTGCGGTTGGTCCTGACTACGTGAGGCCTACGGTTCCAGTTCCGGAATCCTACAAGGAGAATGCGGGATGGAAAGTGGCGGAACCGTCGGACTACATTGATCGGGGCAGATGGTGGGAAATCTACAATGATCCGCAATTGAACGCCCTTGAAGAGCAGGTGGATATTTCGAACCAGAACATAGCCGCAGCAGAGGCGGTGCTTCACCAGGCGCTTGCGCAGGTCAGGATGGACCAGTCCTTTTTCTTCCCTACCATAACGACTAATCCGTCGGCAACGCGTTCGTTGAGATCTTCGAGTCTTACTTCAGGCTCTACGCCATCCGGCACGAGTACCATCTATTCGGCCCCCCTCACTCTGTCCAGTTGGGAGCTTGATGTCTGGGGGCGCATACGACGTACGGTGGAGGGGGATCGGGCGAATGCTCAGGCGAGTGACGCCGACCTCAAAGGGGCGCGACTGAGCGCCCAGACCTCACTTGCCCAGAACTACTTTACGCTCCGGACTCTAGATCGGATGAAACAGCTTCTTGATACCACGGTTGCTGCCTATGAAAAAGCGCTGCAGCTTACGAAGAACCAGTATGAAAGCGGGATCGTCTCACGGGGAGACGTACTTCAGGCTGAGACCCAGTTAAAGAGTATAAGGGCTCAGGCAATTGATTTGGGAGTCCAGCGAGCACAAACAGAGCATGCCATCGCCGTGCTCGTGGGAAAACCAGCCTCCGAGTTTTCTATTCCTGTATCACCTCTTGATACAGTGCCGCCCCTTGTACCAACAGGCGTTCCATCCGAGCTTCTGGAGCGGAGACCAGATATAGCCGGCATGGAGAGACGTATGGCTGCGGCGAATGCCCAGATCGGCGTGGCGAAGGCTGCCTATTTCCCCGCCGTTACTCTAAATGGGGCAATGGGCTATCAAAGTAATGGCATGTCCAACTGGCTTACATGGCCAAACCGGTACTGGGCGTTGGGAACGATGGTAAGTCAGGCTCTTTTTGACGGAGGCTTCAGATTTGCCCAGAGCGACAAGGCGAGGGCGGCATATGATCAGTCCATAGCTGCATATCGGCAGATGGTATTGACTGCGTTTCAGGAGGTGGAGGATAACCTCGCATCCCTTCGTATGCTGGAGGAGATGGCTTCTGTGCAGGACGATGCGGTAAAAACCGCAAGGAAATCTGTGGAGATTGCCCTTAATCAGTACAAAGGTGGGACAGCCAATTATCTTGCTGTGGTCGTGTTGCAGTCGGCAGCTCTTTCAGCTGAAAGGACGGCAGCTACCATTATGAACAATAGAATGACCGCGAGCGTGCTTCTCATCAAGGCCCTCGGAGGCGGTTGGAATGTGGAACCCTTTTTAGGGGTGGATAATGGATCCGCCAAGAGAGTACAACAGGAACCCGAGCCTGTGGAGGCTCCGCCGACGGAAAAGACGACTTCCTCGAATGATGGATAGGTAGCAGATGGCCTCCACAGGAGTAGCAATATATATTTTATACACGAGACTTAAATAAGCGAGATAATTGTCGGAAGATGGAACAAGGAAGGACGAAATACGGTGAGGACTCGATTGCAAGGTTGAAGGATTATTATCCTTACAGGAAACAGATTTATACGGGCTTCTTTCTATCATCGTGACCGTCGCGATCTTCAAGCTTGTATGTGACGCTTTCCTGAAATGAAGGGAATATACACATCCAATCGTTTATTCTCGACTCTTGTTGAAACGGCAAGACCGTTTACCTGGCAGATGATCAAATAGCAAAGAAGGATGAGCATGAAAAGGGCGTTAAATGTGGTCGCTGATTTTCATGATTACTTTTATCGCACAGTTTATATCGGCCCATAATCAGGAGACGATGAAAAAAGATACGGAAGATCTGGGAGTTGTGGCGTCGTCGGTGGCGTTGGAGGCAATGACGGTGAGTGTCCGGTGCGGCGAAAAGAACAGTAACGATCAAGCATGCCGACGATGCGATAAGAACCATCAAGGCAGGCTAGTAGGTTAAGAAGTTCGACCAGATCAGTGCCGGAGATAAAGCGGAGGCCATGTTCTTTGAATTGATCGCTATTTTCGTGATAAAATCTGGTGATAAAGTGTATACCTCTTACGCGAGGGCTGTGGGAGCAGCGGCGCCATGGGGGCTAAACAGGATTGTTTGTAGTGGATATCTTTCAGATAACGGTGAAGATTCGGGATATAGATTACAAGAAGCATGTAATGACATGCTTTTGAGCCGGGGGCAATGCAAGGACGTTCAAGGGCAAGACGGTATGGAATCTCGACTAGGTCAAGGCGGGTAATGAGCTCGTGTTGCCGCTGGTCGACGCGGTGGTTATTGCCTAGGAGAAACCGCAACACAGGATCATGGACAGAAGTCTGTCGATTTTTTAGGAATCAACGATAGGCTATCCATTATGGCCGATTTTATGGGCCAATAGCCTTGGTTCTCAATGATTCAATCAGGACTTCCGGCACCGGAGCAACTTTCCGTGATCTGTAGTCAAACGCAAGAAGCCCTGTCTCGGCCAGTGCGATTATCCGATTTTCTCGTGTTATCCGCTGAAACAGCCGGAAACCGAGGCGGGCAAGTTCACCGATATGGGTGTCGATCAGGAGCTGATCGAACATAAAGGCCTCGGCCTTATATTCTACGGTCAGGTCAGTCATTATTATTCCTGTGTGACCGTCTCCGAGATTTGTCTCGTTTACGCCCATGGTGCGAAACATGTGGGCCCGGGCAGTGCCCAATAGAGAAACGAGTGCATCGTTACCCAGATGTCCGCCGTAATTGATGTCCCGCGGCTGAAGCGTCATAGTATAATGAAACTCGTAACGGGGCTTTTCAATCAATCTAGTTCTCGGCATGGAGCGTCCCCTTTAGTAATTTTCGTGAAGGTGATGAATCTCAATGACCTTCTATACCACTTAGGAGCGCGTATGTCAAAGCTCTTTCGGCACCCAATTTGAGGAGGTCCTGGGCTGGGGTTGGCTTCTTGAGTGGCATTTGCTTGGGTATCTCAGGCGTAAAACGCGCATTGTATCTCGCATTTTTTTATGGTTGACTTGACTATCTTAATTGTTCTCTCATTTCCGTATTAACGGGTCACTTGATTTGATCCCATCATTTTTTAGGTAAGACTCTCTTTTTCTATTCTATACCTACGAGGAAAAATTCAGGCTCAATGAGCATCTCTGCTGTAGGTGACGATGGACATGGTTTGAAAATTAAAGAGAATCCAGTTTTTATTTGACCGTTACTCATAGTAAATGATACTTTCTGTATGTTGATAAATTTTAGTGATAACGAAATGATTTGAAAAGAGAGGTCTTTATGATGCGGAATGTAATAGTTGTGGGAGTGGTTATACTCAGTTTCGTCATAGCGGGAGAAGCGTCGGCACAAATGAAGGACGGTCTCTGGGAAATCACTACCAAAATAGAAATGAAAGGAATGCCAAACCAGATACCTGCCATGACGGTGAAACAGTGCATGACAAAGAATGACATAACCCCGAAACCGATGGGTAAGGATCAAAACTGTAAAATAAAAGACCAGAAGATCATGGGCGACACGGTGACCTATGCCATGGAATGCAAAGGAAAAGATGGGACGGTAACGGAGAGTGTCGGCAAGATGACTTACAAGGGCGATAGTTTTGAAGGCAGTAACAATATAACGACGAAGAGTAAACGGGAAACGATGCAGATGACAAGCAGGATGACCGGCAAGTACTTGGGGTCCTGCACGAAATAGAGCAAGTTAGCTTAATCTCTCGAACGACACGGCTATAAGCGTTAACGATATGTCTGGTGCCTGAACAGGGATCGGAGACAAGGTGTTGAGATTTCAGCCGTTTTCTGTCGCATAACACCCTGTCGGCATAAATGAGACCATTTGGAACCGGGTAATTATGAATCGTACTGCTTCTGAACCTTTTGTCGGTTCCAAATATATATCATATATTTTCGGGCAAATCCTGCCCGTGTCAGCTTGGGCGCAATCATCTGATGATTTTTTTGTCCCGATCTTATATATTATTAATTATTTTTCTGATAAACGGATAACAGAAGTCCTTGTTGAAACCAGACTTAATGGTGATAATGAGTAATAATTGCCGGGAGATGTTTCCCTCCCACGAAAATGATATACCTGAGAGATTTACGAGAGATATCCCCGTTGTATTTGACCAATATCTTATAGGTGGGAGGCTTCGCAGTTGGGATGGGTCCTTTAGGGAGGTTTGTTCCCCGGTCTGCGTGCGTACCAGGACAGGTACAGTCCAGAAAGTCATAGGTATGTACCCACTTATGACGGAGAGAGAATCGTGTGAAGCGCTAAGCGCGGCTGTGGGAGCATACGACTACGGGAGAGGAACTTGGCCTGCCATGAGCTTGGGGCAGCGGATAGAACAGGTGGAGGAGCTTGTTTCCGGGATGCTCGCTTACAGGGACCGGATTACGACTCTTCTTATGTGGGAAATAGGAAAGTCGTATCACGATGCTCAGCACGAATTCGATCGGACAGTGCACTACGTAAGGGATGTCGTTGGTGCTTTCAGGGACATGAGTGCCAAGCCGCCACGGATTGTGGAGGAGCATGGCATTGTGGGGAGGATAGGAGAATCGCCCCTGGGGGTTGTCCTCTGCATTGGACCCTTCAATTACCCTTTATTTGAGACCTTTACCGCACTTGTCCCGGCTCTGCTTGCGGGAAACACGGTAATTTTCAAGCTTCCGAGGTATGGTGCGCTCATTTATCAGCCCCTTCTTGAGGTCTTGGCCGGTCTGTTCCCGGCTGGAGTGGTTAACATGATTTCGGGAGAGGGGCGAGTGATAATTCCGTCCCTTCTTGCTTCCGGACAGGTCGACGGCTTCGCTTTTATCGGGACAAGCGAAGTCGCATCTTTTCTGAGAGGGCTTCATCCTAAACCCCATAGGCTTCGTTGTATTCTTGGGCTGGAGGCGAAAAATCCCGCCATCATATTGGCTGATGCTGATCTTGAGACAGCGGTAAAGGAATGTCTGTCAGGGGCGCTTGCCTTTAACGGACAACGTTGCGCGGCATTGAAAATATTTTTTGTACACGTGACTATCATGGAGGAATTCCTAAACCGTTTATCTGGTGCCGTGGAGAATGTGAAATGCGGA
Encoded here:
- a CDS encoding aldehyde dehydrogenase family protein; amino-acid sequence: MSNNCREMFPSHENDIPERFTRDIPVVFDQYLIGGRLRSWDGSFREVCSPVCVRTRTGTVQKVIGMYPLMTERESCEALSAAVGAYDYGRGTWPAMSLGQRIEQVEELVSGMLAYRDRITTLLMWEIGKSYHDAQHEFDRTVHYVRDVVGAFRDMSAKPPRIVEEHGIVGRIGESPLGVVLCIGPFNYPLFETFTALVPALLAGNTVIFKLPRYGALIYQPLLEVLAGLFPAGVVNMISGEGRVIIPSLLASGQVDGFAFIGTSEVASFLRGLHPKPHRLRCILGLEAKNPAIILADADLETAVKECLSGALAFNGQRCAALKIFFVHVTIMEEFLNRLSGAVENVKCGMPWDDGVMVTPLVEPGKPVYLKELTKDAVGHGAMVVNEKGAITDSTFFYPAILSPVTSSMRIYREEQFGPLIPVVPFNDIDKVIRYVQDSNYGQQASVFGRDMDEIALVANFLTNHVSRVNINCQCQRSPDTTPFTGRKDSGEGSLSVSDAITAFTVPSFISARDTEENRKIVEVTSRMKNG
- a CDS encoding efflux transporter outer membrane subunit, producing MLQSINSKDRIKIQRLLPVSIRIIPSVFVLTVLLFLTACAVGPDYVRPTVPVPESYKENAGWKVAEPSDYIDRGRWWEIYNDPQLNALEEQVDISNQNIAAAEAVLHQALAQVRMDQSFFFPTITTNPSATRSLRSSSLTSGSTPSGTSTIYSAPLTLSSWELDVWGRIRRTVEGDRANAQASDADLKGARLSAQTSLAQNYFTLRTLDRMKQLLDTTVAAYEKALQLTKNQYESGIVSRGDVLQAETQLKSIRAQAIDLGVQRAQTEHAIAVLVGKPASEFSIPVSPLDTVPPLVPTGVPSELLERRPDIAGMERRMAAANAQIGVAKAAYFPAVTLNGAMGYQSNGMSNWLTWPNRYWALGTMVSQALFDGGFRFAQSDKARAAYDQSIAAYRQMVLTAFQEVEDNLASLRMLEEMASVQDDAVKTARKSVEIALNQYKGGTANYLAVVVLQSAALSAERTAATIMNNRMTASVLLIKALGGGWNVEPFLGVDNGSAKRVQQEPEPVEAPPTEKTTSSNDG
- a CDS encoding acyl-CoA thioesterase produces the protein MPRTRLIEKPRYEFHYTMTLQPRDINYGGHLGNDALVSLLGTARAHMFRTMGVNETNLGDGHTGIIMTDLTVEYKAEAFMFDQLLIDTHIGELARLGFRLFQRITRENRIIALAETGLLAFDYRSRKVAPVPEVLIESLRTKAIGP
- a CDS encoding multidrug efflux RND transporter permease subunit; protein product: MNISSVFIHRPVATTLITLAIVLSGIVAVQMLPVAPLPQVDFPTIQVNAGLPGADPATMATSVAAPLERQFSRIAGVTEMTSTSFRGSTSITLQFDLDRNIDGAARDVQAAINAARGFLPPNLPNNPIYRKVNPADAPILIVALQSDVIGVPQLYDAASSIMQQKLSQTKGVGQVIVGGSSLPAVRVDLNPTALNKYGISLEDVRGVLASTSVNRPKGQVTEGNRTWEITANDQLRRAVDYRQVIVSYKSGSAVMLPDVATVEDSVEDIRTAGMVNGKPCVMVIIFRQPGANIIGTVDRVRDILPQLAAALPGSVKVSVIQDRTPPIRGSLKDVEKALLVSAALVILVVFGFLRRIRSTVIPAVAVGVSLIGTFGIMYLCNYNLDNLSLMALTIATGFVVDDAIVVLENITRYMEKGLSPMQAALRGSREIAFTVISMSISLVAVFIPILLMGGMVGRLFREFAVTLSAAILVSLVVSLTTTPMMCATLLRPENKFSNHRFCKASESVFDWMKGRYDVTLRWALRHHKFMLCITVATVIASIVLLYTAPKGFFPETDTGRIRGTIQAEQDISFQAMKAKLATVIDIIKEDPEVLYAAGFTGGGSAANTATLFVTLKPFEERKTNMAKLMARLRNKLAGLPGTPTYLQPVQDLRVGGRMGNALYQYTLQAAEFSDLTTWSPRLLQKLRTLPELVDVSSDQQNKGLEATLVVDRATASRLGINAALIDNILYDAYGQRQVSITYTLLNQYRVVMGAAPSYRQSPDSLKDIYVPSTAGSMVPLSVFTHFERNSTSLAVPHQSQFPAVTISFNLAPKVSLGDAVAAVEKAERDMGLPGTIRTRFAGVAQAFKDSLANQPLLILAALVTVYIVLGMLYESYIHPITILSTLPSAGVGAMLALRIFGTELSLIALIGIFLLIGLVKKNGIMMVDFALEAERSEGKRPEEAIYEACLLRFRPIMMTTMAALLGALPLAFGTGVGSELRRPLGITIVGGLTVSQMLTLYTTPVMYLYLDRFKAWIKGERKEHIWRSRSEMSQDPAGP
- a CDS encoding multidrug efflux RND transporter permease subunit — translated: MNISRPFITRPVATTLLMIAIFLSGAVAYKQLAVSALPQVDYPTIQVRTFYPGGSPEVMASSVTAPLERQFGQMPGLTQMTSTSSSGSSIITLQFTLDLSLDVAEQQVQAAINASFNYLPKDLPIPPVYSKVNPADAPILTLALTSKTMPLTQVEDLADTRFAQKISQLPGVGLVSISGGQRPAVRIHVNPVALAAYNLTLDDLRSAIASANVNQAKGSFDGLRLSYIIGANDQLVTSQEYSNLIVAYRNNAPVKLSDVAEAIDDAENVKQAAWMNGDPAVIVNIQRQPGANVIEVVDRVKRVLPQFQGTLPPAVKVSILTDRTSTIRASVHDVQFEMMLAVALVVLVMFLFLRNASATVIPSVAVPLSLVGTFGAMHLLGFSLNNLSLMALTISTGFVVDDAIVMIENVTRYIEAGDHPLQAALKGSKQIGFTILSLTVSLVAVLIPLLFMADVVGRLFREFAITLGITIVISAIVSLTLTPMMCAKLLKKHKGATQEGRFYTSSQRIFDRMIGFYGRTLTWVLKRQKATLWVAVGTLFGTMLLFYYVPKGFFPIQDTGVIQGISEASQSISFPAMAERQQALARVVLKDPAVESLSSFIGIDGTNVTINSGRILINLKPLSVRKVSASNVIRRLQPELEKVEGITLFMQPVQDLTVDARVTRTQYQYTLEDPDINELNTLSPKLVEALRNHSDLRDVSSDQQDKGLYLALEIDRSTASRLGITPQQIDDALYSAFGQRQVSTIFTQLNQYRVVLTAKPDFQQGPSALQSIYLRGTHSVQVPLNSIVKASETTGPLVISRQGQFPATTISFNLAPKAALGDAVTTIESAEKKMDFPPSIRGNFQGTAQAFRVSLKNEPILILAALITVYIVLGVLYESYIHPITILSTLPSAGVGAILALMVCRSEFSVIALIGIILLIGIVKKNGIMMVDFALEAERNEGKSPADAIYQASLLRFRPIMMTTMAALLGALPLALSTGVGSELRRPLGITIVGGLVVSQLLTLYTTPVIYLAFDRMARWVRTSRSGTSDSAEDGRNSQ
- a CDS encoding DUF3617 domain-containing protein — its product is MMRNVIVVGVVILSFVIAGEASAQMKDGLWEITTKIEMKGMPNQIPAMTVKQCMTKNDITPKPMGKDQNCKIKDQKIMGDTVTYAMECKGKDGTVTESVGKMTYKGDSFEGSNNITTKSKRETMQMTSRMTGKYLGSCTK